One Streptococcus sp. S1 DNA window includes the following coding sequences:
- a CDS encoding YopX family protein, with protein MISKYRAWDKRDKEIYLVYEVNWDDGKFDYIGDAITFYRGAEEVELMQSTGLFDKNGKEIFEKDILDYNGRKVIVKWHGSYASFIYEFVDELKNRKTEWKPLYLSYYKFEVIGNIYENPELLEVEI; from the coding sequence ATGATTTCAAAATATAGAGCGTGGGACAAGCGAGATAAAGAAATCTATTTAGTGTACGAAGTTAATTGGGATGATGGGAAATTTGATTATATTGGGGACGCTATAACCTTCTACCGTGGGGCTGAAGAAGTTGAACTCATGCAGTCAACAGGTCTATTTGATAAAAACGGAAAGGAAATCTTTGAAAAAGATATTCTTGATTATAATGGCAGAAAGGTCATTGTTAAATGGCATGGGTCTTATGCAAGTTTTATCTACGAGTTTGTAGATGAACTAAAAAATAGAAAGACTGAATGGAAACCGCTATATCTATCTTATTATAAATTTGAGGTTATCGGCAACATTTACGAAAATCCAGAATTGCTGGAGGTAGAAATATGA